The Methanococcus voltae PS genomic interval CAATTTACAAAGTATTTTCCCATTATAATTTATGACTTTTAAAGATTCCAATGGTGTTTCATTAGATAATGGCTGTATAACAAGCTTACAGTTGTTTAATTTTGCAATATTATATATATCATTCTGTAAATCACGCGGTGGTCGTACAGAATAGATTATATCATATTCTCTGTACAAACTATGATTCGGGTTAAAAAGGTCATCTTTGAAAGCATCTAATCCCAAATAATTTG includes:
- a CDS encoding UPF0146 family protein, with amino-acid sequence MIVKEFKEEKFNLVKPLYDYLLENYLFENPDLQILELGVGFYFEMALKLKKNNYNVTVMDFNQKAIDNANYLGLDAFKDDLFNPNHSLYREYDIIYSVRPPRDLQNDIYNIAKLNNCKLVIQPLSNETPLESLKVINYNGKILCKL